In a single window of the Micromonospora inositola genome:
- a CDS encoding primosomal protein N', protein MTGTRRSDRRPAPGSPVARVCVDVPLAHLDRPFDYLVPAELDAEALPGVRVKVRFAGQLVDGWLLERVERSDHPRLAYLEKVVSPVPVLAPEIAQLARAVADRYAGSLADVLRLAVPPRHARVEKELGGTAPPADTAPTGADAVPVDPRGWRDYPAGPAFLRALTGGRAPRAVWSALPGEDWAARYADAVAATVAGGRGALVVVADARDLDRLDVALTGTLGPDRHVCLSAALGPARRYRAFLAARRGEAPVVIGTRAAMFAPVGRLGLVAIWDDGDDLHAEPRAPYPHAREVLLTRAQLGGAAALVGGYARTAEAQLLVETSWAREVVADRATVRARTPAIVPTGDDPQLARDPGAATARLPSLAWTTARDTLRADAPVLVQVPRRGYLPSVACADCRTPARCPHCAGPLALPSAAGTPACRWCGRVAAAYACPECGGRRLRASVTGARRTAEELGRAFPGVPVRTSGREEVLTTVPAGAGLVIATPGAEPVAEAGYGAVLLLDSWALLTRADLRAGEEALRRWLTAAALARPASAGGRVVVVADGALAPVQALLRWDAAWFAARELAERRELGFPPAVKMASVTGPAEAVADLLAGARLPDDAEVLGPVPADEGRERMLVRVPRARAAALAEALHTAAGQRTARKAADPVRLQVDPLSLF, encoded by the coding sequence CTGACCGGCACCAGGCGCAGCGACCGGCGACCCGCACCGGGGTCGCCGGTCGCTCGTGTCTGCGTGGACGTGCCCCTGGCCCACCTGGATCGCCCCTTCGACTACCTGGTCCCGGCCGAACTGGACGCCGAGGCGCTCCCCGGCGTCCGGGTCAAGGTGCGCTTCGCCGGCCAGCTGGTCGACGGCTGGCTGCTGGAGCGGGTCGAGCGGTCCGACCACCCCCGGCTGGCGTACCTGGAGAAGGTCGTCTCGCCGGTGCCGGTGCTCGCGCCGGAGATCGCCCAGCTGGCCCGGGCGGTCGCCGACCGGTACGCCGGCAGCCTCGCCGACGTGCTACGGCTCGCCGTGCCGCCCCGGCACGCCCGCGTCGAGAAGGAACTCGGCGGCACCGCGCCGCCCGCCGACACCGCCCCGACCGGAGCCGACGCGGTCCCGGTCGACCCGCGCGGGTGGCGGGACTACCCGGCCGGGCCCGCGTTCCTGCGCGCGCTCACCGGCGGGCGGGCGCCCCGCGCGGTCTGGTCGGCCCTGCCCGGGGAGGACTGGGCCGCCCGGTACGCCGACGCCGTCGCCGCGACGGTGGCCGGCGGTCGGGGCGCGCTGGTCGTGGTGGCCGACGCCCGGGACCTGGACCGGCTCGATGTCGCGCTGACCGGCACGCTCGGGCCCGACCGGCACGTCTGTCTCTCCGCCGCGCTCGGACCGGCCCGGCGCTACCGCGCCTTCCTCGCCGCCCGAAGGGGTGAGGCGCCCGTGGTGATCGGCACCCGAGCGGCGATGTTCGCCCCGGTGGGCCGGCTGGGCCTGGTGGCGATCTGGGACGACGGCGACGACCTGCACGCCGAGCCCCGGGCGCCGTACCCGCACGCCCGGGAGGTGCTGCTCACCAGGGCCCAGCTCGGCGGCGCGGCGGCCCTGGTCGGCGGGTACGCCCGGACCGCCGAGGCGCAGCTGCTGGTGGAGACCAGCTGGGCCCGGGAGGTGGTCGCCGACCGGGCGACCGTGCGGGCGCGTACCCCGGCGATCGTGCCGACCGGCGACGACCCGCAACTGGCCCGCGACCCCGGCGCGGCGACCGCCCGGCTGCCCAGCCTGGCCTGGACCACCGCCCGGGACACCCTGCGCGCCGACGCCCCGGTGCTGGTGCAGGTGCCCCGCCGCGGCTACCTGCCCTCGGTCGCCTGCGCCGACTGCCGGACCCCGGCCCGCTGCCCGCACTGCGCCGGCCCGCTCGCGCTGCCCTCCGCCGCCGGAACGCCCGCCTGTCGCTGGTGCGGCCGGGTCGCCGCCGCGTACGCCTGCCCGGAGTGCGGCGGGCGGCGGCTGCGCGCCTCCGTGACCGGCGCCCGGCGCACCGCCGAGGAGCTGGGCCGGGCCTTCCCCGGCGTGCCGGTCCGCACCTCGGGCCGGGAGGAGGTGCTGACCACCGTGCCCGCCGGGGCCGGCCTGGTGATCGCCACCCCCGGGGCTGAGCCGGTCGCCGAGGCTGGCTACGGGGCGGTGCTGCTGCTCGACTCGTGGGCGCTGCTCACCCGGGCCGACCTGCGGGCCGGCGAGGAGGCGCTGCGGCGCTGGCTGACCGCCGCGGCCCTGGCCCGCCCGGCCTCGGCCGGGGGCCGGGTGGTGGTGGTCGCCGACGGCGCGCTCGCGCCGGTGCAGGCGCTGTTGCGCTGGGACGCGGCCTGGTTCGCCGCCCGGGAGCTGGCCGAGCGGCGGGAGCTGGGCTTTCCGCCGGCGGTGAAGATGGCCAGCGTCACCGGCCCGGCCGAGGCGGTGGCCGACCTGCTCGCCGGGGCCCGGCTGCCCGACGACGCCGAGGTGCTCGGTCCGGTTCCCGCCGACGAGGGCCGTGAGCGGATGCTGGTGCGGGTGCCCCGGGCCCGGGCGGCCGCCCTGGCGGAGGCGCTGCACACGGCCGCCGGGCAGCGCACCGCCCGCAAGGCCGCCGACCCGGTCCGGCTCCAGGTCGACCCGCTGAGCCTCTTCTGA
- the metK gene encoding methionine adenosyltransferase: MTRLFTSESVTEGHPDKIADQISDGILDALLTQDPHSRVAVETMITTGQVHVAGEVTTKAYADIPTIVRDTILEIGYDSSKKGFDGASCGVSVSIGAQSADIAQGVDNAFELRTGSSESALDAQGAGDQGMMFGFACSETPELMPLPIALAHRLARRLAAVRKDSTIPYLRPDGKTQVTIEYDGLRPVRLDTVVVSSQHAADISLESLLTPDVREHVIAPELESLGLDTEGYRLLVNPTGRFEIGGPMGDAGLTGRKIIVDTYGGYARHGGGAFSGKDPSKVDRSAAYAMRWVAKNVVAAGLAERCEAQVAYAIGKAHPVSLFIETFGTETVPVASIEKAVAEVFDLRPAAIIRDLNLLRPIYQQTAAYGHFGRELPDLTWESTDRAADLKSAAGA, translated from the coding sequence GTGACACGTCTCTTCACGTCCGAATCGGTCACGGAAGGCCACCCGGACAAGATCGCCGACCAGATCAGTGACGGCATTCTGGACGCCCTGCTCACCCAGGACCCGCACAGCCGGGTCGCGGTCGAGACCATGATCACCACGGGCCAGGTGCACGTGGCGGGCGAGGTCACCACGAAGGCGTACGCCGACATCCCCACCATCGTTCGGGACACCATCCTGGAGATCGGCTACGACTCGTCGAAGAAGGGCTTCGACGGTGCCTCCTGCGGCGTCAGCGTCTCCATCGGCGCCCAGTCCGCGGACATCGCGCAGGGCGTCGACAACGCCTTCGAGCTGCGTACCGGCTCGTCGGAGAGCGCGCTGGACGCGCAGGGCGCCGGCGACCAGGGCATGATGTTCGGGTTCGCCTGCTCGGAGACGCCCGAGCTGATGCCGCTGCCGATCGCGCTCGCGCACCGGCTGGCCCGCCGGCTCGCCGCGGTCCGCAAGGACAGCACCATCCCGTACCTGCGGCCGGACGGCAAGACCCAGGTGACCATCGAGTACGACGGGCTGCGCCCCGTCCGGCTGGACACGGTGGTGGTCTCCAGCCAGCACGCCGCCGACATCTCGCTGGAGTCGCTGCTCACCCCCGACGTGCGCGAGCACGTCATCGCTCCGGAGCTGGAGAGCCTCGGGCTGGACACCGAGGGCTACCGGCTGCTGGTGAACCCGACCGGGCGGTTCGAGATCGGCGGCCCGATGGGCGACGCCGGCCTCACCGGCCGGAAGATCATCGTCGACACCTACGGCGGGTACGCCCGGCACGGTGGCGGCGCCTTCTCCGGCAAGGACCCGTCCAAGGTGGACCGCTCCGCCGCGTACGCGATGCGCTGGGTGGCCAAGAACGTGGTCGCCGCCGGCCTGGCCGAGCGCTGCGAGGCGCAGGTCGCGTACGCGATCGGCAAGGCCCACCCGGTCAGCCTCTTCATCGAGACCTTCGGCACCGAGACCGTGCCGGTCGCCTCGATCGAGAAGGCCGTCGCCGAGGTCTTCGACCTGCGCCCGGCCGCGATCATCCGGGACCTCAACCTGCTCCGCCCGATCTACCAGCAGACCGCCGCGTACGGCCACTTCGGCCGCGAGCTGCCGGACCTGACCTGGGAGAGCACCGACCGGGCCGCCGACCTCAAGTCGGCCGCGGGAGCCTGA
- the coaBC gene encoding bifunctional phosphopantothenoylcysteine decarboxylase/phosphopantothenate--cysteine ligase CoaBC: protein MSAEIVLGVGGGIAAYKACELLRLFTESGHRVRVVPTASALRFIGAPTWAALSGRPVADDVWSDVHEVPHVRLGQHADLVVVAPATADLLAKAAHGLADDLLTNTLLTARCPVVLAPAMHTEMWEHPATVANVATLRSRGVRVIEPAVGRLTGADTGKGRLPDPAEIFAVARRALARGVTAPADLAGRHVVVTAGGTREPLDPVRFLGNRSSGKQGYAFARAAVARGARVTLVSANVSLADPAGVDLVRVGTTEELRKATLEAAAGAHAVVMAAAPADFRPATYAPGKIKKTDDGSAPTIELVTNPDIAAELGRRRRPEQVLVVFAAETGDAEANGRAKLARKRADLIVINEVGPDKVFGAETNAATVIGADGSVARLPERSKEDLADDVWDLVVSRLADKS, encoded by the coding sequence ATGTCCGCCGAGATCGTCCTCGGGGTCGGCGGTGGCATCGCCGCCTACAAGGCGTGTGAGCTGCTCCGGCTCTTCACCGAGTCGGGTCATCGCGTCCGGGTCGTGCCGACCGCGTCGGCGCTCCGCTTCATCGGGGCGCCGACCTGGGCCGCGCTCTCCGGCCGGCCGGTCGCCGACGACGTCTGGTCCGACGTGCACGAGGTGCCGCACGTCCGGCTCGGCCAGCACGCCGACCTGGTGGTGGTCGCGCCGGCCACGGCCGACCTGCTCGCCAAGGCCGCCCACGGGCTCGCCGACGACCTGCTCACCAACACCCTGCTGACCGCCCGCTGCCCGGTGGTGCTCGCCCCGGCGATGCACACCGAGATGTGGGAGCACCCCGCCACCGTCGCCAACGTCGCGACCCTGCGGTCCCGGGGCGTCCGGGTGATCGAGCCCGCCGTCGGCCGGCTCACCGGCGCCGACACCGGCAAGGGCCGGCTGCCCGACCCGGCGGAGATCTTCGCCGTCGCCCGCCGCGCCCTCGCCCGGGGGGTCACCGCCCCGGCCGACCTGGCCGGCCGGCACGTGGTGGTCACCGCCGGCGGCACCCGCGAGCCGCTCGACCCGGTCCGGTTCCTCGGTAACCGCTCCTCCGGCAAGCAGGGGTACGCCTTCGCCCGCGCGGCGGTGGCCCGCGGAGCCCGGGTCACCCTGGTGTCGGCCAACGTCTCGCTCGCCGACCCGGCCGGTGTCGACCTGGTCCGGGTGGGCACCACCGAGGAGCTGCGCAAGGCGACCCTGGAGGCCGCGGCCGGCGCGCACGCCGTGGTGATGGCCGCCGCTCCCGCCGATTTCCGCCCCGCGACCTACGCGCCTGGCAAAATCAAGAAGACGGACGACGGCAGCGCGCCGACGATCGAGCTGGTCACAAACCCGGACATCGCCGCCGAGCTGGGCCGACGCCGTCGACCGGAACAGGTGCTGGTGGTGTTCGCCGCCGAGACCGGCGACGCCGAGGCCAACGGCCGGGCCAAGCTGGCCCGCAAGCGGGCGGACCTCATCGTCATCAACGAGGTCGGCCCGGACAAGGTCTTCGGCGCCGAGACCAACGCGGCGACCGTCATCGGTGCGGACGGCTCGGTCGCCCGGCTGCCCGAGCGGTCCAAGGAGGACCTGGCCGACGACGTCTGGGATCTGGTGGTGTCCCGGCTGGCCGACAAGTCCTGA
- the rpoZ gene encoding DNA-directed RNA polymerase subunit omega has translation MGSIANPEGITNPPIDELLEKTTSKYALVIFAAKRARQVNAYYSQLGEGLLEYVGPLVETTPQEKPLSIAMREINAGLLTAEPTDQP, from the coding sequence GTGGGATCCATCGCCAACCCCGAAGGCATCACCAACCCGCCGATCGACGAGCTCCTCGAGAAGACGACCTCGAAGTACGCGCTGGTGATCTTCGCCGCAAAGCGCGCGCGTCAGGTCAACGCCTACTACAGCCAGCTCGGTGAGGGCCTGCTGGAGTACGTCGGCCCGCTCGTGGAGACCACCCCGCAGGAGAAGCCGCTCTCGATCGCCATGCGCGAGATCAACGCGGGCCTGCTCACCGCCGAGCCGACCGACCAGCCGTAA
- a CDS encoding nucleoside/nucleotide kinase family protein — protein sequence MSTDDEARPAARLTVLAGPSGAGTESVVELVRARLPSAWVPVAATTRPPGAGEVDGVDRLFLAPAEFERMIAGDELLEWSRIGPYRRGVPRAGIRSRLAAGRPVLLPLDLPGALAVRAVAPDAQLVLLVPPGYRPDPAVAAAFPHAVTHDRAERAADELVGLLGSSFLAPAQPRPSG from the coding sequence GTGAGCACGGATGACGAGGCGCGCCCGGCGGCTCGGCTCACTGTCCTGGCCGGACCCTCCGGGGCCGGCACGGAGAGTGTCGTCGAGCTGGTCCGGGCGCGTCTCCCGTCCGCCTGGGTCCCCGTGGCGGCCACCACCCGGCCGCCCGGCGCGGGCGAGGTGGACGGGGTGGACCGCCTCTTCCTCGCCCCGGCCGAGTTCGAGCGGATGATCGCCGGGGACGAGCTGCTGGAGTGGAGCCGGATCGGGCCGTACCGGCGCGGCGTCCCGCGCGCGGGGATCCGCTCCCGGCTGGCCGCCGGCCGGCCGGTGCTGCTCCCGCTGGACCTGCCCGGCGCCCTCGCCGTCCGGGCCGTCGCGCCCGACGCCCAGCTGGTGCTCCTCGTCCCGCCCGGGTACCGGCCGGACCCGGCCGTGGCGGCGGCCTTCCCCCACGCCGTGACGCACGACCGTGCCGAGCGCGCGGCCGACGAGCTGGTAGGCTTGCTCGGTTCTTCTTTCCTGGCTCCGGCCCAACCGCGCCCGAGCGGTTGA
- the mihF gene encoding integration host factor, actinobacterial type gives MPLPSLTPEQRAAALEKAAEIRKARAKLKEDLKQGKTSLANVLEQAESDDVVGKLKVSAVLQAMPGIGKIRATQIMEKLKIADSRRLRGLGEQQRKALLGEFAAN, from the coding sequence GTGCCGCTCCCGTCACTGACCCCCGAGCAGCGCGCTGCCGCGCTGGAGAAGGCCGCGGAGATCCGCAAGGCCCGTGCGAAGCTGAAGGAGGACCTCAAGCAGGGCAAGACCAGCCTCGCCAACGTGCTTGAGCAGGCCGAGTCCGACGACGTCGTCGGCAAGCTCAAGGTCTCGGCCGTGCTGCAGGCGATGCCGGGCATCGGCAAGATCCGGGCCACCCAGATCATGGAGAAGCTCAAGATCGCTGACAGCCGCCGACTGCGTGGCCTGGGCGAGCAGCAGCGCAAGGCTCTGCTTGGAGAGTTCGCCGCCAACTGA
- the pyrF gene encoding orotidine-5'-phosphate decarboxylase yields the protein MESFGARLHRAVAERGPLCVGIDPHPGLLARWGLSDDVDGLDRFARTVVEALGDRIAVVKPQSAFFERFGTRGVEILESTIRQLRDAGSLVLLDVKRGDIGSTVSAYASAYLDPSSPLYVDAVTASPYLGVGSLAPMFELAAAHGGGVFVLALTSNPEGAAVQRAVTADGRTVAQTVIDEISQLNRGAEPLGSFGLVVGATVGDTGHDLSTVNGPLLAPGLGAQGGTAADLRTVFGSSLPSVLPSYSREVLHAGPDVAALRAAADRALADCRAALGTS from the coding sequence ATGGAGAGCTTCGGCGCCCGCCTGCACCGGGCCGTGGCCGAACGGGGACCGCTCTGCGTGGGGATCGATCCCCATCCGGGTCTGCTGGCGCGCTGGGGCCTGTCCGACGACGTCGACGGGCTCGATCGGTTCGCCCGTACCGTGGTCGAGGCGCTCGGTGACCGGATTGCGGTGGTCAAGCCCCAGTCGGCCTTCTTCGAGCGGTTCGGCACCCGGGGTGTCGAAATTCTTGAGTCAACTATCCGACAGTTGCGGGATGCCGGCTCGCTCGTTCTGCTCGACGTCAAGCGCGGCGACATCGGCTCGACGGTCAGCGCGTACGCCTCGGCCTACCTCGATCCATCCAGCCCGCTGTATGTCGACGCGGTCACGGCCAGTCCCTATCTCGGGGTCGGATCCCTCGCGCCGATGTTCGAGCTGGCCGCCGCGCACGGGGGCGGCGTCTTCGTCCTGGCGCTCACCTCCAACCCGGAGGGCGCGGCGGTGCAGCGCGCCGTCACGGCCGACGGGCGGACCGTCGCGCAGACCGTCATCGACGAGATTTCCCAGCTCAACAGGGGTGCCGAGCCGCTCGGCAGCTTCGGTCTGGTGGTCGGCGCGACGGTCGGCGACACCGGCCACGACCTCTCCACGGTGAACGGTCCGCTGCTCGCGCCGGGGCTCGGCGCCCAGGGCGGCACGGCCGCGGATCTGCGCACCGTCTTCGGCTCCAGCCTGCCGTCGGTGCTGCCCTCGTACTCCCGTGAGGTCCTGCACGCGGGGCCGGACGTGGCCGCCCTGCGGGCCGCGGCGGACCGGGCCCTGGCCGACTGCCGGGCGGCGCTGGGTACGTCCTGA
- a CDS encoding adenosylmethionine--8-amino-7-oxononanoate transaminase, whose translation MTPEEILAADRRHVWHPYAALPPASPPHVVASAQGVRLRLADGRELVDGMSSWWAAIHGYRHPVLDAAVTDQLGRMSHVMFGGLTHEPAVRLARTLVELAPDGLEHVFLADSGSVSVEVAVKMCLQYQRATGRPERRRLGTWRGGYHGDTFHPMSVCDPEGGMHHLWGDVLPRQVFAPVPPGGFDTPPDPAYEQALVDAVERHADELAAVIVEPVVQGAGGMRFHHPHYLRVLREVTRAHGILLIFDEIATGFGRTGTMFAAEHAGVTPDVLCVGKALTGGYLTLAAALCTPEIARGISAGGVLAHGPTFMGNPLACAVANASLDLLRAGDWAGQVARIQDGLRAGLEPLREAPGVADVRVLGAIGVVQLDHEVDLTRATAAAVAQGVWLRPFRDLVYTMPPYVTDDADVARIVSGVEAAVKSG comes from the coding sequence GTGACGCCCGAGGAGATCCTGGCCGCCGACCGCCGGCACGTCTGGCACCCGTACGCGGCGCTGCCGCCGGCCAGCCCGCCCCACGTGGTGGCGAGCGCGCAGGGCGTACGGCTGCGGCTGGCCGACGGCCGGGAGCTCGTCGACGGGATGTCGTCGTGGTGGGCGGCGATCCACGGCTACCGCCACCCCGTGCTCGACGCGGCGGTCACCGACCAGCTCGGCCGGATGAGCCATGTGATGTTCGGCGGGCTCACCCACGAGCCCGCGGTGCGGCTGGCGCGCACCCTGGTCGAGCTGGCCCCCGACGGCCTGGAGCACGTCTTCCTCGCCGACTCCGGCTCGGTCAGCGTCGAGGTGGCGGTGAAGATGTGCCTGCAGTACCAGCGGGCCACCGGCCGGCCGGAACGCCGCCGGCTGGGCACCTGGCGGGGCGGTTACCACGGGGACACCTTCCACCCGATGAGCGTGTGCGACCCGGAGGGCGGTATGCACCACCTCTGGGGGGACGTGCTGCCCCGGCAGGTCTTCGCGCCGGTGCCGCCGGGCGGCTTCGACACCCCGCCGGACCCGGCGTACGAGCAGGCCCTGGTCGACGCGGTGGAACGGCACGCCGACGAGCTGGCGGCGGTGATCGTGGAGCCGGTGGTCCAGGGCGCCGGCGGGATGCGCTTCCACCACCCGCACTACCTGCGGGTGCTGCGCGAGGTGACCCGGGCGCACGGCATCCTGCTCATCTTCGACGAGATCGCCACGGGCTTCGGCCGTACCGGCACGATGTTCGCCGCCGAGCACGCCGGCGTCACCCCGGACGTGCTCTGCGTCGGCAAGGCCCTCACCGGCGGCTACCTGACCCTGGCCGCCGCGCTCTGCACGCCCGAGATCGCCCGCGGCATCTCGGCGGGCGGGGTGCTGGCGCACGGCCCCACGTTCATGGGCAACCCGCTCGCCTGCGCGGTCGCCAACGCCTCGCTGGACCTGCTGCGGGCCGGGGACTGGGCCGGGCAGGTGGCGAGGATCCAGGACGGGCTGCGGGCCGGGCTGGAGCCGCTGCGCGAGGCGCCCGGGGTGGCGGACGTGCGGGTGCTGGGCGCGATCGGCGTGGTCCAGCTCGACCACGAGGTGGACCTGACCCGGGCGACCGCGGCCGCGGTGGCGCAGGGCGTCTGGCTGCGCCCGTTCCGCGACCTGGTCTACACCATGCCGCCGTACGTCACCGACGACGCGGACGTGGCGCGGATCGTCAGCGGCGTCGAGGCGGCGGTCAAGTCCGGCTGA
- a CDS encoding quinone-dependent dihydroorotate dehydrogenase, with protein sequence MIFEKVMRPGLFRLGGGDAEAAHEWTLRRLAAVSRRPAALAALRARYFRRAPRTVFGVEFPNPVGLAAGMDKNGLALPAWPALGFGFVEVGTVTAHAQPGNPRPRLFRLRDSEAVVNRMGFNNGGAAALADRLAALPRPIGVPLGISLGKSKVTPLDEAVEDYLASYRALTGHGDYFAVNVSSPNTPGLRSLQDKSHLDALLAALVGEKPVLVKIAPDLTEPAIAELLEVCLNRGAAGVIATNTTLARDGLAPADRERGAETGGLSGRPLAGRAREVVAFVDRETGGRLPVIGVGGLLDPDDATRMFDAGASLVQLYTGFIYRGPALVRAAARAAAGTAAVPAGQR encoded by the coding sequence GTGATCTTTGAGAAGGTCATGCGGCCGGGGCTGTTCCGGCTGGGGGGTGGGGACGCCGAGGCGGCGCACGAGTGGACGCTGCGGCGGCTGGCCGCGGTGTCCCGGCGGCCGGCGGCGCTCGCCGCGCTGCGGGCCCGCTACTTCCGGCGGGCGCCGCGGACGGTGTTCGGGGTGGAGTTCCCGAACCCGGTCGGGTTGGCGGCGGGGATGGACAAGAACGGGCTGGCGCTGCCGGCCTGGCCGGCGCTCGGCTTCGGCTTCGTCGAGGTCGGCACGGTCACCGCGCACGCCCAGCCGGGCAACCCCCGGCCCCGGCTGTTCCGACTGCGGGACAGCGAGGCCGTGGTGAACCGGATGGGGTTCAACAACGGCGGCGCCGCGGCCCTGGCCGACCGGCTGGCGGCGTTGCCCCGCCCGATCGGGGTGCCGCTGGGCATCTCCCTCGGCAAGTCCAAGGTGACCCCGCTGGACGAGGCCGTCGAGGACTACCTGGCCTCCTACCGGGCGCTGACTGGGCACGGCGACTACTTCGCCGTCAACGTCTCCTCGCCGAACACCCCCGGGCTGCGGTCCCTTCAGGACAAGTCCCACCTGGACGCGCTGCTCGCGGCGCTGGTGGGGGAGAAGCCGGTGCTGGTGAAGATCGCCCCGGACCTCACCGAGCCGGCCATCGCCGAGCTGCTGGAGGTCTGCCTGAACCGGGGCGCGGCCGGGGTGATCGCCACCAACACGACGCTGGCCCGCGACGGGCTCGCCCCGGCCGATCGGGAGCGCGGCGCGGAGACCGGCGGCCTCTCCGGCCGTCCGCTCGCCGGACGCGCCCGCGAGGTGGTCGCCTTCGTGGACCGGGAGACCGGCGGCCGGCTGCCGGTGATCGGGGTCGGCGGCCTCCTGGACCCGGACGACGCGACCCGGATGTTCGACGCCGGAGCGAGCCTCGTCCAGCTCTACACCGGATTCATCTACCGTGGCCCCGCTCTGGTCCGCGCGGCCGCCCGCGCGGCGGCCGGGACAGCGGCGGTACCGGCCGGCCAGCGGTGA